From Herbiconiux flava, one genomic window encodes:
- a CDS encoding maleylpyruvate isomerase N-terminal domain-containing protein yields the protein MGSAAAFLHSATAFHALVARIPDDAWETVALGEWSLRSLVGHTTRAILTVESYLRLDDPGFENVPDAEHYYSRVYRDLTDPAAVAARGVEAGVWLGDDPAQAVADALGRAMALVDAAPAERIVSIGGLGIALPEYLRTRVFELVVHSIDITRATGIPHGQPAACVAATLALAAGVAATRGDAEQLLLALTGRGTLPAGYTVV from the coding sequence ATGGGCAGTGCCGCCGCGTTCCTCCACTCCGCCACCGCGTTCCACGCGCTCGTCGCGCGCATCCCCGACGACGCGTGGGAGACCGTCGCGCTCGGCGAGTGGTCCCTGCGGTCGCTCGTGGGGCACACGACCCGCGCGATCCTGACCGTCGAGAGTTATCTGCGGCTCGACGACCCGGGCTTCGAGAACGTGCCCGACGCCGAGCACTACTACTCCCGCGTCTACCGCGATCTCACCGATCCGGCGGCGGTCGCGGCGCGGGGCGTCGAGGCGGGCGTCTGGCTGGGCGACGACCCGGCCCAGGCGGTGGCGGATGCTCTCGGCCGCGCCATGGCCCTGGTCGACGCCGCACCGGCCGAGCGCATCGTCTCGATCGGCGGCCTCGGCATCGCCCTCCCCGAGTACCTGCGCACCCGCGTGTTCGAGCTGGTCGTGCACTCGATCGACATCACGCGGGCGACCGGCATCCCGCACGGCCAGCCGGCGGCCTGCGTGGCCGCGACCCTCGCACTCGCGGCCGGAGTCGCGGCCACCCGCGGCGACGCGGAGCAGCTGCTGCTCGCCCTCACCGGCCGAGGCACCCTCCCGGCCGGCTACACCGTCGTCTGA
- a CDS encoding organic hydroperoxide resistance protein, with protein sequence MEAIYTAIAHASGGGRDGHVRSEDDRLDFDTRPPKEMGGSGEGTNPEQLFAAGYSACFLGAVHAAGRELKLDTKDAAVSSSVSIGSNGEGGFGLAVELDVYVPNVSPEEARQVADKAHTICPYSNATRGNIEVTVNIVE encoded by the coding sequence ATGGAAGCTATCTACACTGCAATCGCCCATGCCTCCGGTGGCGGCCGCGACGGCCACGTCCGCAGCGAGGACGACCGTCTCGACTTCGACACCCGCCCGCCCAAGGAGATGGGTGGCTCGGGTGAGGGCACCAACCCCGAGCAGCTCTTCGCCGCCGGCTACTCCGCCTGTTTCCTCGGCGCCGTGCACGCCGCCGGTCGCGAGCTGAAGCTCGACACGAAGGACGCGGCGGTCTCGTCCAGCGTCTCGATCGGCTCCAACGGTGAGGGCGGCTTCGGCCTCGCGGTCGAGCTCGACGTCTACGTGCCGAACGTGTCGCCGGAGGAGGCCCGTCAGGTCGCCGACAAGGCGCACACCATCTGCCCCTACTCCAATGCCACCCGCGGCAACATCGAGGTCACGGTCAACATCGTCGAGTAG
- a CDS encoding VOC family protein — MTMRLELVPIAVTDVDAAIAFYRDVVGFMLDHDVSPGNGMRVVQLTPPGSACSIAFGVGMGSGGPVSNLHLVVDDVEAERAALVGRGLAVSEVQDMGGVLYAFFADPDGNTWALQEIRVTSLES, encoded by the coding sequence ATGACCATGCGCCTGGAACTCGTGCCCATCGCCGTGACCGACGTCGACGCCGCCATCGCCTTCTACCGCGACGTGGTGGGCTTCATGCTCGACCACGACGTCTCACCCGGCAACGGGATGCGCGTCGTGCAGCTCACCCCGCCGGGCTCGGCCTGCTCGATCGCGTTCGGTGTCGGCATGGGCAGTGGCGGGCCCGTCTCGAACCTCCACCTCGTGGTCGATGACGTCGAGGCGGAGCGGGCCGCCCTCGTCGGCCGCGGCCTCGCCGTGAGCGAGGTGCAGGACATGGGCGGCGTGCTCTACGCCTTCTTCGCCGACCCCGACGGCAACACCTGGGCGCTGCAGGAGATCAGGGTGACGTCACTCGAGAGCTGA
- a CDS encoding FUSC family protein, whose protein sequence is MAVPLLTLYAVGRIDLSLYAVFGAFTALYGRSHTHFTRLRMQAAAAIALIGVVVLGTAIGVSPEREWLVVPVVAVVAAGLAFVADALDWHPPGALFFVFALAACASVPAEPATVLVALGLATASALFAMLVSTVGAVRPSARMRPATTMAVSFRAVAARPGQARKIASVGLAVLVAGAIPTATGLGHPYWAMVAAVAALGAADTAGHLVRAGQRVLGTLVGVGVAAVLLAIASPAVLGEGSTLALVVVVVLLQVGAELFIGRNYAVTVVFVTPLALIMAQLAHPVDEFGMLRDRTLETLLGAAVAIAISLAAARLPRAQR, encoded by the coding sequence ATGGCCGTGCCGCTCCTCACGCTGTACGCCGTCGGCCGCATCGACCTCTCGCTCTACGCGGTGTTCGGCGCCTTCACCGCGCTCTACGGCCGCAGCCACACGCACTTCACCCGCCTGCGGATGCAGGCGGCCGCCGCGATCGCCCTGATCGGAGTCGTCGTGCTGGGAACGGCGATCGGCGTCTCCCCGGAGCGCGAGTGGCTCGTGGTGCCGGTGGTCGCCGTGGTCGCAGCGGGGCTCGCCTTCGTGGCCGACGCCCTGGACTGGCACCCGCCCGGCGCGCTCTTCTTCGTCTTCGCGCTGGCAGCCTGCGCATCCGTGCCCGCCGAGCCCGCGACGGTGCTGGTCGCGCTCGGGCTGGCGACCGCGAGCGCCCTGTTCGCGATGCTCGTCTCGACCGTCGGCGCCGTGCGACCGTCGGCCCGGATGCGCCCGGCCACCACGATGGCCGTGTCGTTCCGGGCGGTGGCCGCAAGGCCCGGCCAGGCCCGCAAGATCGCGTCGGTCGGGCTCGCCGTGCTGGTCGCGGGGGCGATCCCGACGGCGACGGGGCTCGGTCATCCGTACTGGGCGATGGTCGCGGCGGTCGCCGCGCTCGGCGCCGCGGACACGGCGGGGCACCTCGTCCGGGCCGGCCAGCGGGTGCTCGGAACCCTGGTGGGGGTCGGTGTCGCCGCCGTGCTGCTCGCGATCGCCTCCCCGGCCGTGCTCGGCGAGGGGTCGACGCTGGCGCTCGTGGTCGTGGTGGTGCTGCTGCAGGTCGGCGCCGAACTGTTCATCGGGCGCAACTACGCGGTGACCGTGGTGTTCGTGACGCCGCTGGCGCTGATCATGGCGCAGCTCGCGCATCCGGTCGACGAGTTCGGCATGCTCCGCGACCGCACCCTCGAGACGCTCCTCGGCGCGGCCGTCGCCATCGCGATCAGCCTCGCCGCCGCCCGCCTCCCCCGCGCTCAGCGCTAG
- a CDS encoding adenylosuccinate synthase has translation MPAIVLIGAQWGDEGKGKATDLLGSRVDYVVKFNGGNNAGHTVVVGDKKYALHLLPSGILTPGVTPVISNGVVVDVEVLFHELEALGSRGVDVSKLLVSANAHVITHYHRTIDKVTERFLGKRQIGTTGRGIGPAYADKINRVGIRVQDLFDEGILRQKVEGALDLKNHILVKVYNRRAIAAEEVVDDLLSYRERLRPMVADTALVLDRALTAGKTVLFEGGQATMLDVDHGTYPFVTSSNATAGGASTGSGVAPNRIDRVIAVVKAYTTRVGAGPFPTELHDESGEFLRSRGFEFGTTTGRPRRTGWYDAPIARYTSRINGVTDFVLTKLDVLTGLSTIPVCVAYDVDGERVDEVPVSQSDFHHAKPIYEEFEGWSEDITGARTFDDLPAAAQRYVLALEEMSGSRISAIGVGPDRDAIITRHDLLN, from the coding sequence ATGCCAGCGATCGTCTTGATCGGCGCCCAGTGGGGCGACGAGGGCAAGGGCAAGGCCACCGACCTGCTCGGCAGCCGTGTCGACTACGTCGTGAAGTTCAACGGCGGCAACAACGCCGGCCACACCGTGGTCGTCGGCGACAAGAAGTACGCGCTGCACCTGCTGCCGTCGGGCATCCTGACCCCCGGGGTCACGCCGGTCATCTCGAACGGCGTCGTCGTCGACGTCGAGGTGCTGTTCCACGAGCTCGAGGCGCTGGGCTCGCGCGGCGTCGACGTGTCGAAGCTGCTCGTCAGCGCGAACGCCCACGTCATCACGCACTACCACCGCACCATCGACAAGGTCACCGAGCGCTTCCTCGGCAAGCGGCAGATCGGCACCACCGGCCGCGGCATCGGGCCGGCCTACGCCGACAAGATCAACCGCGTCGGCATCCGGGTGCAAGACCTCTTCGACGAGGGCATCCTGCGGCAGAAGGTCGAGGGGGCGCTCGACCTCAAGAACCACATCCTGGTGAAGGTCTACAACCGGCGCGCCATCGCGGCCGAGGAGGTCGTCGACGACCTGCTCTCGTACCGCGAGCGGCTGCGGCCGATGGTGGCCGACACGGCACTGGTGCTCGACCGCGCGCTCACCGCCGGCAAGACCGTGCTCTTCGAGGGCGGTCAGGCGACCATGCTCGACGTCGACCACGGCACCTACCCGTTCGTCACCTCGTCCAATGCCACCGCGGGCGGTGCCTCCACCGGCTCGGGCGTCGCCCCGAACCGCATCGACCGGGTGATCGCCGTGGTCAAGGCCTACACGACCCGCGTCGGCGCCGGCCCGTTCCCCACCGAGCTGCACGACGAGTCGGGCGAGTTCCTGCGTTCGCGCGGCTTCGAGTTCGGCACCACCACCGGCCGGCCGCGCCGCACCGGCTGGTACGACGCCCCGATCGCGCGCTACACCTCGCGCATCAACGGTGTCACCGACTTCGTGCTCACCAAGCTCGACGTGCTCACCGGCCTGTCGACCATCCCGGTCTGCGTCGCCTACGACGTCGACGGCGAGCGGGTCGACGAGGTGCCGGTGTCGCAGAGCGACTTCCACCACGCGAAGCCCATCTACGAGGAGTTCGAGGGCTGGTCGGAGGACATCACGGGTGCCCGCACCTTCGACGACCTCCCTGCCGCGGCCCAGCGCTACGTGCTGGCGCTCGAGGAGATGAGCGGCTCGCGCATCTCGGCCATCGGCGTCGGCCCCGATCGCGACGCGATCATCACGCGGCACGACCTGCTGAACTGA
- a CDS encoding DMT family transporter translates to MSSNRLSIALQFSALGLLWGASFLFMKVALGGVSFGQVAWTRLVLGALTLGLVMLVLRTKLPREPIVYLHFVVIGAFGCAIPYLLFAWAEQYVTSGLASIYNAVTPITTALMVTLVFRVEKLDRSRVLGVVAGILGVIVIIGPWSFVASEAAHGDLLLELAGQLACIGSAVCYGFTFGYIRRFISNRHPVSGLTAAFLQVGMGAAILLVLTPFVALGPISLDLPIVLSLVLLGVLGTGLAYYWYMNILNAWGPTATSTVTYLTPVVGVALGILLLGETLSWNAPVGAVIVFAGILLAQGRLRLPHRRGPGSGRVARDAEKAAAEAG, encoded by the coding sequence GTGAGCTCGAACCGTCTGTCCATCGCCCTGCAGTTCTCGGCGCTCGGGCTGCTCTGGGGTGCGAGCTTCCTGTTCATGAAGGTCGCCCTCGGCGGGGTCTCGTTCGGGCAGGTCGCGTGGACGCGACTGGTCCTCGGCGCCCTGACGCTCGGTCTCGTCATGCTCGTGCTGCGCACGAAGCTGCCGCGTGAGCCCATCGTCTACCTGCACTTCGTGGTCATCGGCGCCTTCGGCTGCGCCATTCCCTATCTGCTGTTCGCGTGGGCCGAGCAGTACGTCACGTCCGGTCTCGCGAGCATCTACAACGCGGTCACCCCGATCACCACGGCGCTCATGGTGACGCTGGTGTTCCGGGTCGAGAAGCTCGACCGCTCGCGGGTGCTCGGGGTCGTGGCGGGCATCTTGGGCGTCATCGTCATCATCGGGCCGTGGAGCTTCGTGGCGAGCGAGGCCGCGCACGGCGATCTGCTGCTCGAGCTCGCGGGGCAGCTCGCCTGCATCGGCTCGGCCGTCTGCTACGGGTTCACCTTCGGCTACATCCGCCGGTTCATCAGTAACCGGCACCCGGTCTCGGGGCTGACGGCGGCGTTCCTGCAGGTGGGGATGGGAGCCGCCATCCTCCTGGTGCTGACGCCGTTCGTGGCGCTCGGGCCGATCTCGCTCGACCTGCCGATCGTGCTGAGCCTTGTGCTGCTGGGGGTGCTCGGCACCGGGCTCGCCTACTACTGGTACATGAACATCCTGAACGCCTGGGGGCCGACGGCGACGTCGACCGTCACGTATCTCACGCCGGTGGTGGGGGTGGCGCTCGGCATCCTGCTGCTCGGCGAGACGCTCAGCTGGAACGCGCCGGTCGGTGCGGTGATCGTGTTCGCGGGAATCCTGCTGGCGCAGGGGCGGCTGCGGCTGCCGCACCGGCGTGGGCCCGGGAGCGGGCGTGTCGCCCGCGATGCCGAGAAAGCGGCCGCCGAAGCTGGCTAG
- a CDS encoding GNAT family N-acetyltransferase, with protein MSAVRPDPDQALEGRYVRLEGLTHEVLPELYAAIGHPEVFAGGYGGGPQGYRDSVEGFVEFAEGYYQWGRGNPYVIRLVGGPDAGRVVGTTTLGDFEPAFEAAHIGWTAYDPRVWGTVVNPEAKLLLLGAAFEQGFGRVKIQADVLNSRSRAAIAKLGATFEGIVRRDRPRADGSWRDSAVFSVIVDDWPAVQAGLRERVENQGGGRAVQL; from the coding sequence ATGAGCGCGGTGCGACCCGACCCTGACCAGGCCCTCGAGGGGCGGTACGTGCGGCTGGAGGGGCTGACCCACGAGGTGCTGCCTGAGCTGTACGCCGCCATCGGGCATCCCGAGGTCTTCGCCGGAGGCTACGGCGGCGGCCCCCAGGGCTACCGCGACAGCGTCGAGGGCTTCGTGGAGTTCGCCGAGGGCTACTACCAGTGGGGGCGGGGCAACCCGTACGTGATCCGCCTGGTGGGCGGGCCCGACGCGGGCCGGGTCGTGGGCACGACGACGCTCGGCGACTTCGAGCCGGCGTTCGAGGCGGCCCACATCGGCTGGACGGCGTACGACCCGCGGGTCTGGGGCACGGTCGTGAATCCTGAGGCGAAGCTCCTCCTTCTGGGTGCGGCGTTCGAGCAGGGGTTCGGGCGGGTAAAGATTCAGGCGGATGTTCTGAACAGCCGCTCGCGGGCGGCCATCGCGAAGCTCGGTGCCACCTTCGAGGGCATCGTGCGGCGCGACCGTCCGCGGGCCGACGGGTCGTGGCGCGACTCCGCCGTGTTCTCCGTCATCGTCGACGATTGGCCCGCCGTGCAGGCCGGTCTGCGCGAACGTGTGGAGAACCAGGGCGGCGGGCGAGCTGTGCAGCTGTAG
- a CDS encoding chorismate mutase, whose protein sequence is MVNEHEIGEADVYGQLEGIRQSIDNIDAALIHMLAERFKFTQTVGRLKADHGLPPADLEREQRQITRLRGLAEESHLDPAFAEKFLNFIVAEVIHHHERIAAKDA, encoded by the coding sequence ATGGTGAACGAGCACGAGATCGGCGAGGCAGACGTCTACGGGCAGCTGGAGGGCATCCGCCAGTCGATCGACAACATCGACGCGGCCCTCATCCACATGCTCGCCGAGCGGTTCAAGTTCACGCAGACGGTGGGGCGGTTGAAGGCCGACCACGGGCTGCCGCCCGCCGATCTCGAGCGCGAGCAGCGGCAGATCACGCGCCTGCGCGGGCTCGCGGAGGAGTCGCATCTCGACCCGGCCTTCGCCGAGAAGTTCCTCAACTTCATCGTCGCCGAGGTCATCCACCACCACGAGCGCATCGCGGCGAAGGACGCCTAG
- a CDS encoding virginiamycin B lyase: MSSLAVHPIDPADGGPYSVAVTSDGAVWCSLVHAGAVLRRDPDGSVVVLWLGDSSQPAQVAAAGSDSVLVADMAANAVLLVGPTGVLRRTDAPSPGAQPYGVTSLHDGTAWFTEMGNDSLGRIGILGGVAEFATGTLDGVVSMVAASGDSLWFTANQANVVGYVRGADAVPALFPLPTSEAGPVGIVVGDDGAAWFTEILAGQIGRVDRAGRVVEHPLPDRHSKPHAIVRDARPDGGCWFTLWGSNELGHVTLDGSFSFVSLAETGHEEPHGLAVGADGTVWVAMETGALVAVTP; this comes from the coding sequence ATGAGCTCCCTGGCCGTGCATCCGATCGATCCTGCCGACGGCGGCCCGTACTCGGTCGCCGTGACCTCCGACGGGGCCGTGTGGTGCTCGCTCGTGCACGCGGGAGCGGTGCTGCGGAGAGACCCCGACGGGTCGGTCGTGGTGCTCTGGCTCGGGGACTCCTCGCAGCCGGCGCAGGTGGCCGCCGCGGGCTCCGACTCGGTGCTGGTCGCCGACATGGCCGCGAACGCGGTGCTGCTGGTCGGGCCGACGGGCGTGCTGCGGCGCACCGACGCACCGTCGCCCGGTGCGCAGCCCTACGGCGTGACCTCGCTGCACGACGGCACCGCCTGGTTCACCGAGATGGGCAACGACTCGCTCGGCCGCATCGGCATCCTGGGCGGGGTCGCCGAGTTCGCCACTGGCACCCTCGACGGCGTCGTCTCGATGGTCGCGGCCTCGGGCGACTCGCTCTGGTTCACCGCGAACCAGGCGAACGTCGTGGGCTACGTGCGGGGGGCGGATGCGGTGCCGGCGCTGTTCCCGCTGCCGACGTCCGAGGCGGGGCCGGTGGGCATCGTGGTCGGCGACGACGGGGCGGCGTGGTTCACCGAGATCCTGGCCGGGCAGATCGGGCGGGTCGACCGGGCGGGGCGGGTGGTCGAGCATCCGCTGCCCGACCGGCACTCGAAGCCGCACGCGATCGTGCGGGACGCGCGGCCGGACGGTGGCTGCTGGTTCACGCTCTGGGGGTCGAACGAGCTCGGGCACGTGACGCTCGACGGGTCGTTCTCGTTCGTGTCGCTCGCGGAGACGGGGCACGAGGAGCCGCACGGGCTCGCGGTCGGCGCGGACGGGACGGTGTGGGTCGCGATGGAGACCGGGGCGCTCGTGGCGGTGACGCCGTGA
- a CDS encoding thioredoxin family protein — translation MPELSLTLYSSSFCGACASTRQSLERVEELLGDRIAWHEVNVATAPDESERAGILATPTVIIAGPDGEERMRAAGVPTTPQLLAAIASALE, via the coding sequence ATGCCCGAACTGAGCCTGACGCTCTACTCGTCGAGCTTCTGCGGCGCCTGCGCGAGCACGCGCCAGTCCCTCGAGCGGGTCGAGGAGCTGCTCGGCGATCGCATCGCCTGGCACGAGGTCAACGTCGCGACCGCCCCCGACGAGAGCGAGCGGGCGGGCATCCTGGCCACCCCCACCGTGATCATCGCGGGCCCCGACGGCGAAGAGCGGATGCGCGCGGCCGGCGTCCCGACGACACCGCAGCTCCTCGCCGCCATCGCCTCAGCTCTCGAGTGA
- a CDS encoding GAF domain-containing SpoIIE family protein phosphatase, which translates to MTGEAEERRLAAIEATGLLGTGPEERFDRITRLAQELLDAPMSYLNLVDDVSLVVKSPQAVGEPAPRYPYGTAFCEYTVHGKGLFEVPDAQSDPRFAHTPAVTVFGVRSYAGVPLRTDDGEAVGTLCVMHPEARTLSADERARLGELGRWAEGELRMGAGSPGRRSGSGGAGSGVHSEGAVSALSLPLGEISGDLYAWQRTGSGLTVTVGDVMGKGVVAGSVADELRASLASSSSSASGPAVALSRAAASLEPRLSSLGAFVTLFHARIDDSGRVDYVDAGHGLTLIVPASDGDPVERLASRDLPLGVQDAASGWAPRTVQLQPGDTLLSVTDGVLELDDSTLDSLLRLADELRARPDVGGFLDGVAARVEVAAVDDDVTVLVVTLPER; encoded by the coding sequence GTGACCGGGGAGGCGGAGGAACGTCGCCTCGCGGCCATCGAGGCGACGGGGCTGCTCGGCACGGGCCCGGAGGAGCGCTTCGACCGCATCACCCGGCTCGCCCAGGAGCTGCTCGACGCCCCGATGTCCTACCTCAACCTCGTCGACGACGTCTCGCTGGTGGTCAAGTCCCCGCAGGCCGTCGGGGAGCCCGCCCCCCGCTACCCCTACGGCACGGCCTTCTGCGAGTACACCGTGCACGGCAAAGGGTTGTTCGAGGTGCCGGATGCGCAGTCCGACCCGCGCTTCGCGCACACCCCCGCGGTGACCGTGTTCGGGGTGCGCTCGTACGCCGGCGTGCCGCTGCGCACCGACGACGGCGAGGCGGTCGGCACGCTCTGCGTGATGCACCCGGAGGCGCGGACACTGAGCGCCGACGAGCGAGCGCGGCTCGGCGAGCTCGGGCGGTGGGCCGAGGGGGAGCTGCGGATGGGCGCGGGCTCGCCGGGCCGGCGTTCGGGCTCGGGTGGGGCGGGCTCGGGCGTGCACTCGGAGGGGGCGGTGTCGGCGCTGTCGCTTCCGCTGGGGGAGATCAGCGGCGACCTGTACGCCTGGCAGCGCACCGGATCGGGCCTGACCGTGACGGTGGGCGACGTGATGGGGAAGGGCGTCGTGGCCGGCTCGGTCGCCGACGAGCTGCGGGCGAGCCTGGCTTCTTCGTCGTCTTCTGCCTCCGGCCCCGCCGTCGCGCTGTCGCGGGCGGCCGCGTCGCTCGAGCCGAGGCTCTCCTCGCTCGGAGCGTTCGTGACGCTGTTCCACGCGCGCATCGACGACTCGGGGCGCGTGGACTACGTCGACGCCGGGCACGGCCTGACCCTGATCGTTCCGGCGTCGGACGGGGACCCGGTCGAGCGGCTGGCCTCGCGCGACCTGCCGCTCGGGGTGCAGGACGCCGCCTCGGGCTGGGCCCCGCGCACGGTGCAGCTGCAGCCCGGTGACACCCTGCTCTCGGTGACCGACGGCGTGCTCGAGCTCGACGACTCCACGCTCGACTCGCTGCTGCGTCTCGCCGACGAGCTCCGGGCACGGCCCGACGTCGGCGGGTTCCTCGACGGCGTGGCCGCGCGGGTCGAGGTCGCCGCGGTCGACGACGACGTGACGGTGCTGGTGGTGACCCTTCCCGAGCGCTAG
- a CDS encoding MarR family winged helix-turn-helix transcriptional regulator — translation MDAAPESGARDVVDEIRAGWAGLRPELDTSAVDVVGRVLRAAAVITRRGDEVLSGSGLGRGEFDILAALRRAGEPRSPGALRTVSLATGPATTKRLQALEARGLVARTPNPHDGRGALIALSHDGERLIDEVFPQLLAVESQLVAGIPPDELAVVVAALRLTVASVERA, via the coding sequence ATGGATGCTGCTCCGGAATCGGGCGCGCGGGACGTGGTCGACGAGATCCGCGCGGGCTGGGCCGGGCTGCGGCCGGAGCTCGACACGAGCGCGGTCGACGTCGTCGGGCGGGTGCTGCGCGCTGCGGCCGTGATCACGCGCCGGGGCGACGAGGTGCTTTCCGGCTCCGGCCTCGGGCGCGGGGAGTTCGACATCCTCGCGGCGCTGCGGCGGGCGGGGGAGCCGCGCTCGCCCGGGGCGCTGCGCACGGTCTCGCTCGCGACCGGCCCGGCCACCACGAAGCGACTGCAGGCACTCGAGGCGCGGGGCCTCGTGGCGCGCACCCCGAACCCCCACGACGGCCGTGGCGCCCTGATCGCCCTCTCGCACGATGGGGAGCGGCTGATCGACGAGGTCTTCCCTCAGCTGCTCGCCGTCGAGTCCCAGCTCGTCGCCGGCATCCCGCCCGACGAGCTCGCCGTCGTCGTCGCGGCGCTCCGCCTCACGGTCGCGAGCGTCGAGAGGGCGTGA